Below is a window of Candidatus Thermoplasmatota archaeon DNA.
GTACATGCCGTCGTTTTTTGTCCCAACCTTACAGCCCGTGCCATCCTGCATTTTGGACAGACCACAACCCCGTAATCGTCTTTCATCCGCAATGGCAAGAATCGATAATGTAATATTTAAAGTATTATGTGCATTCTTATGGCAGCCATGAAAAAGAAAGAACTCGAGATGATACTGCAGAAAGTTTCCGGTATAGAAAACCCCTCTCCATCACTGGAACAGTACCAGACGCCCGCTGGCATAACGGCAGACATACTCTTCAATGCCTATGGCGATATAAATGGAAAAGAAGTCATTGATCTGGGCTGTGGCACGGGAATTTTTTGTATAGGGGCTGCCCTGCTCGGTGCGAAAAAAGTTGTGGGAATAGACATTGACAAATCTGCTGTCGAAACGGCGGAGAAACAGGCAAATGAATTGGTGGGCGAGGAAAATGACATTACATTCATTGTGAAAGATGTGGAAAACGTATCAGTAAAAGCAGACGTTGTGATAATGAATCCCCCTTTTGGCTCGCAGCGGAGCAACAGAAATGCAGACAGAATTTTTTTAAAAAAAGGATTGGAGATAGCCCCCATCGTTTATTCCACCCATTTGAAAAAAACGATTCCTTTTATAAAAACGCTTATATCCTCATTGGATGGAGAAATCACATTCTCCAGGGATTACTCTTTTCCAATAAAAAGGATGTTTGCATTCCACAGAAAGAGAATGGCAACATATGATGTAACATTGCTCAGAATAGCAAAACAGCAAAAATAAATGCTATGAGGGATGCAATAGAAATTGATAATAAATTGACATCGCTGTTTGTAAGAATTGCATCTGATGGAAGCTGGCTCTCCCGCCCCTTATCCCCCCCCTGAAGCGTGGCACCTAGCAGTGAATCGATATGACAGCCGATGAACCCCATGACGATTGAGAATATGAACCATTTAAGTTCCATGTTAATTAAAAAAAATGCCGAAATTGAGATTACGAATGCTCCAAGAACAGCGGCACCCTCCCCGAGCAATGATATGCCACCATTTGCGCCCGTTTCGGTTCTCTTGAGATTGGTTATAAGGTATACGTCATCCGAAAGAACTCCTATTTCCGAGGCAAATGTGTCAGAGGTTGCAGTTGCTATTGCCACGACGAACGGAACAGCCATTTTTTCCGAAGAAAATGACAGCGACAGAAAAGCGAGCACGGCCGGCACCATCCCGTTGGCAATAACATTTCTGGCTTTTCTCATTCCGTTTCCCCGCTCATGCAGCCCCTTCCTTTCTTTATAACCGAAGCGGAATTTTGTCGATAAAAAACCCAGAAAAAGGAATAGTATAAGCAACAGGAACCACTTTATTCCGGTTGAGAACAGTATTATAACGCCTATCAATACCGCAACCGCCGTGCCCTTAACATCAAGCACCTTATATCTCAATGAAAATAGGGCGAAAAGAAGGCATATTATTATTTTTATTGCCACACCGATAATCTGGTCCATGCATAACACCAATTTCTATTCCCTCTCAAATTGCTCAACTCCACAACATAAAGAAAGAAAACTATTTAGAGTTTATGTAATTTTGTATGTACCCCTAACCGAATTTAACAATAAAACTTTTAAATAACGTCTGCATACATAGCTCGCAAAAGGTTTTAGAGGTGTAATGTGCATTATACTAGATTTGAGAAAGCCCGGATAATCGGTGCAAGGGCGTTGCAAATAACAATGGGTGCTCCCCTACTGATAAAGCAGCCTAAAGGTAAAGGCAACCCTGTTGAACTTGCATTAATTGAATTAAACAAAGGAGTTATCCCGATGACTGTAAAGCGAAAGGGAAAGATTATAAAAGGTCCTGTTGTATAGGGGGGATTACATGGAAGAAGAAAAAATGCTTGTATCTGAAGAAATGTACATTTCCTGTGGTACTGAAATAGGGACACAACAAAAGACAGTACATATGGAACCATTCATAGCTAGGGTGAGAAATGACGGGCTTTATATCATAGACATAACGGAGAGCGATCGCCGTATAAGAATCGCAGGTAAACTTCTTGCGAGATACGATCCAAAAAAAATTCTCGCCGTGGCAGTACGTCAATACGCCCAAAAACCCATATCCAAGCTTACTGAAGCGACGGGCATAACCGCCATGCCGGGAAGATTTTTGCCTGGAACGCTTACAAACTCCCACTGCGACACATTTACAGAGCCGGATATCATCCTTCTAACAGACCCCATAGGGGACTCTCAGGCACTTAAGGAGGCAGTAAATGTTGGCATACCTGTAATTGCTCTCTGTGACACAAATAATGAGACAAAATATGTGGATTATGTCATACCCGTGAACAATAAGGGAAGAAAATCCCTTGCTCTTACCTATTGGCTTATTACAAGAGAAATTCTTAAGAATAGGGGAGAGATAAAGAGTTACGAAGAATTTGAGATGAGGGCTGAAGATTTTGAGGCTGAATTGTAAAAAGTTATAAATATGTCTCTATTACTTTGGAGATGACAGAAGAAACAAAAATTGTACTGGTTGTGGATGACGAAGAAACAATGCAGGATTTGATAAAGAGGAATCTTTCTCGATCCAGCATGCCAATAAAAGTTTATAGTGAACTGAGTGGGGAAGGAGGCGTTGATAAATACAGGGAGCTTATGAAAAAAAATAGAACCCCCCATTTAGTAATAATGGATCTCAATCTTACCCAGTGGGGCGAGGGAAAGATAGACGGCGTGGAAGCGACGAAGAGAATATTGGACATGGATCCCGATGCCCAGATATATGGATATACTGCATGGTTTGCCACCAGATGGGCAAAGAATCTGGAGGATGCCGGTGCAAAGAAAGTAATAGAGAGAACAATTCTTCCATCCGAATTTAGAAGGATGGTCGAAGAAGTTCTGAGAGGAAAATAGTCCGGTTCGTCAGTCCGTTTACTTCCCAATCCGTTCAATACATTATGCTTTTTTTCCATCAAACTTTTTATAAAACCTTTCCATATATAGGCAGAATGCAATCAGATTTGCAAAAATTCCTGCAGTTGGACTTCTTCGGGCAGGAAGGCTTCTCGCGAAAAAAATGCAAAAAATGCGGTTCTTACTTCTGGACAACGGGCAAGGGCCAAGAATTGTGCGGGGATGCTCCCTGCGTTCCCTACTCTTTCATAGGCAGCCCTCTCGGAAACAAAAAACATGACCTTTCTTCCATGAGAGAATTATTTCTCTCTTTTTTTGAGCGTAACGGCCATACAAGATTGAAACGCTACCCTGTCGTGGCAAGATGGCGTTCCGACGTTTATTTGACCATAGCGTCGATAGCGGACTTTCAGCCCCATGTAACTTCAGGTGAAGTACCCCCTCCAGCAAATCCCCTCGTAATATCCCAGCCGAGCATACGCCTCAACGATCTGGAGGAAGTCGGAAGAAGCGGCAGGCATCTGACGATGTTCGAAATGATGGGGCATCACGCTTTTAACAATCACGACAAGGTGTACTGGAGCGAGGAGACAATCAGGTATTGCAGCGATTTCCTGGAGAAGCTGGGTATAAAAAAAGATAGGGTGACATACAAGGAAGGAAAATGGCATGGCGGAGGAAATGCGGGAGCATGCCTGGAAGTTATTGTTTCGGGTATGGAAGTGGCAACCCTTGTATTTATGAATTTGAGGAAAGATAAAAATGGAAAGTATGAGGTGAATGGAGAGCATTACTCCGAGATGCCCATGCGTATTGTTGATACGGGGTACGGGCTGGAAAGGCTTGTATGGTTGACTCAAGGCTCCCCCACAATATATGATGCCATATTTCAGGATGTGATAAAAAATATTGTGGATAAGGCAGGAATCAAAGGCAACAAACTTCATGACATTTATGCGGTGGCAGATCATGCCAGATGTCTTGCATTTATGCTGAGTGATGGTATAGTTCCTTCAAATGTAGAGGAAGGATATCTCGCACGACTGCTTATCAGAAGGTCATTGCGTCTTCTCTCGCATCTTGATATAGATATTCCACTGGCAGATATCGTAAACATGCATCTAAATTCTCTTTCCCCTGATTTTCCGGAACTTATTGAATCTCGAGAAGTGATTAGAGACGTGCTGGAAAACGAGACAAAAAAGTTTTATGCAACCCTTGAAAAAGGAAAAAGGCTTGTCGCCCGGTATATGGAGGGAAAGGACAGCATACCCGCTGAAAAACTCATCCAGTTTTATGATACTTACGGAATACCCCCTGAGGTCGTAAAGGAAGTTGCAGGAAAAGTAAACATTCCAGAAAATTTTTATCCCATGGTGGCCGAAATCCACAGCCATGCTTCAGATGAGAAAAAAGAGGAAGAAAAATCAGACTACACGACAGAGCTTTTGTTTTATGATAAACCGTACGACAAAAAATTTGAAGCCACCGTTCTGTGGAAGGGAAACATCAGGGGCAAAACAGGTGTTATACTTGATAGAACCCTTTTTTATCCAGAAGGCGGCGGACAGGAATCCGATACGGGTGTGTTAATCCAGAACGGAAAGAAGTGCAGGGTTTTAAGGGCGGAAAAGAAAGGAAATGCTGTTGTTCATATAATAGATGGGAAAATCAACGAAGGGGACGTGCAGGGAGAAATAGACTGGCAGAAGAGATATGCGTCCATGCGTCATCATACTGCGACCCATATAATAAACGCTTCTGCAAGAAAAGTCCTTGGAAAACATATATGGCAGAGGGGCTCGCAGCTAAATGAGACTGAGGCAAGGCTCGATGTTTCCCACTTCAGGAGGATTTCCCCGGATGAAATAAAAGAAATAGAGAGAAAGGCTAACGCTATTGTGATGCAGGCAAAATCTGTAACGAAAGAGTGGCTTCCGAGGAGTGAAGCCGAGAAAAAGTATGGAATGCGTATCTATCAGGGCGGCCCACCCAAAGGAAGTGTTCTTCGTATAGTCGATATTCCCGAAATAGAAGTTGAGGCATGCGGCGGCACTCATGTTGACAATACAGCGGAGATAGGATTCATAAAAATCACGGCAACGGAAAGGATACAGGATGGGGTGGAGAGAATAAAATTCTGTGCGGGCTATAAGGCACTGGAGTACGTGCACAGGCAGGAAGATATCCTCAAAGAAACGGCGGGCATTTTGAATGTCGATACTTCAGTTCTGCCAAAGACAGTAAAAAGATTTTTCGATGAA
It encodes the following:
- the alaS gene encoding alanine--tRNA ligase — protein: MQSDLQKFLQLDFFGQEGFSRKKCKKCGSYFWTTGKGQELCGDAPCVPYSFIGSPLGNKKHDLSSMRELFLSFFERNGHTRLKRYPVVARWRSDVYLTIASIADFQPHVTSGEVPPPANPLVISQPSIRLNDLEEVGRSGRHLTMFEMMGHHAFNNHDKVYWSEETIRYCSDFLEKLGIKKDRVTYKEGKWHGGGNAGACLEVIVSGMEVATLVFMNLRKDKNGKYEVNGEHYSEMPMRIVDTGYGLERLVWLTQGSPTIYDAIFQDVIKNIVDKAGIKGNKLHDIYAVADHARCLAFMLSDGIVPSNVEEGYLARLLIRRSLRLLSHLDIDIPLADIVNMHLNSLSPDFPELIESREVIRDVLENETKKFYATLEKGKRLVARYMEGKDSIPAEKLIQFYDTYGIPPEVVKEVAGKVNIPENFYPMVAEIHSHASDEKKEEEKSDYTTELLFYDKPYDKKFEATVLWKGNIRGKTGVILDRTLFYPEGGGQESDTGVLIQNGKKCRVLRAEKKGNAVVHIIDGKINEGDVQGEIDWQKRYASMRHHTATHIINASARKVLGKHIWQRGSQLNETEARLDVSHFRRISPDEIKEIERKANAIVMQAKSVTKEWLPRSEAEKKYGMRIYQGGPPKGSVLRIVDIPEIEVEACGGTHVDNTAEIGFIKITATERIQDGVERIKFCAGYKALEYVHRQEDILKETAGILNVDTSVLPKTVKRFFDEWKKLRKQVEKLQKSTAYSTAETAEGTEIVTQDELTPSAIKDITSRGNAVVISGSRAEKSAVIRVASSPGIGVDCSAISRAVGRILGGRGGGRQEVAQAGGPIVEKLEEAKKKAVEMVRRQLKEKKEKNL
- a CDS encoding DNA-directed RNA polymerase subunit K, which produces MHYTRFEKARIIGARALQITMGAPLLIKQPKGKGNPVELALIELNKGVIPMTVKRKGKIIKGPVV
- a CDS encoding response regulator is translated as MTEETKIVLVVDDEETMQDLIKRNLSRSSMPIKVYSELSGEGGVDKYRELMKKNRTPHLVIMDLNLTQWGEGKIDGVEATKRILDMDPDAQIYGYTAWFATRWAKNLEDAGAKKVIERTILPSEFRRMVEEVLRGK
- a CDS encoding DUF92 domain-containing protein; translation: MDQIIGVAIKIIICLLFALFSLRYKVLDVKGTAVAVLIGVIILFSTGIKWFLLLILFLFLGFLSTKFRFGYKERKGLHERGNGMRKARNVIANGMVPAVLAFLSLSFSSEKMAVPFVVAIATATSDTFASEIGVLSDDVYLITNLKRTETGANGGISLLGEGAAVLGAFVISISAFFLINMELKWFIFSIVMGFIGCHIDSLLGATLQGGDKGRESQLPSDAILTNSDVNLLSISIASLIAFIFAVLLF
- the rpsB gene encoding 30S ribosomal protein S2 — translated: MEEEKMLVSEEMYISCGTEIGTQQKTVHMEPFIARVRNDGLYIIDITESDRRIRIAGKLLARYDPKKILAVAVRQYAQKPISKLTEATGITAMPGRFLPGTLTNSHCDTFTEPDIILLTDPIGDSQALKEAVNVGIPVIALCDTNNETKYVDYVIPVNNKGRKSLALTYWLITREILKNRGEIKSYEEFEMRAEDFEAEL
- a CDS encoding METTL5 family protein, which translates into the protein MKKKELEMILQKVSGIENPSPSLEQYQTPAGITADILFNAYGDINGKEVIDLGCGTGIFCIGAALLGAKKVVGIDIDKSAVETAEKQANELVGEENDITFIVKDVENVSVKADVVIMNPPFGSQRSNRNADRIFLKKGLEIAPIVYSTHLKKTIPFIKTLISSLDGEITFSRDYSFPIKRMFAFHRKRMATYDVTLLRIAKQQK